In Mycobacterium tuberculosis H37Rv, a single window of DNA contains:
- the sirR gene encoding transcriptional repressor SirR translates to MRADEEPGDLSAVAQDYLKVIWTAQEWSQDKVSTKMLAERIGVSASTASESIRKLAEQGLVDHEKYGAVTLTDSGRRAALAMVRRHRLLETFLVNELGYRWDEVHDEAEVLEHAVSDRLMARIDAKLGFPQRDPHGDPIPGADGQVPTPPARQLWACRDGDTGTVARISDADPQMLRYFASIGISLDSRLRVLARREFAGMISVAIDSADGATVDLGSPAAQAIWVVS, encoded by the coding sequence GTGAGGGCTGACGAGGAGCCTGGCGATCTTAGCGCGGTTGCGCAGGACTATCTGAAGGTCATCTGGACCGCCCAGGAGTGGTCGCAGGACAAGGTCAGCACCAAGATGCTGGCCGAGAGGATCGGGGTGTCGGCCAGCACGGCCTCGGAGTCCATTCGCAAGCTCGCCGAGCAGGGCTTGGTCGACCACGAGAAGTACGGCGCGGTGACGTTGACCGATTCGGGGCGACGAGCCGCGCTGGCAATGGTGCGCCGGCACCGGCTACTGGAGACATTCCTGGTCAACGAGCTCGGCTACCGCTGGGACGAGGTGCACGACGAGGCCGAGGTGCTCGAGCACGCGGTCTCGGATCGCTTGATGGCCCGCATCGACGCCAAGCTGGGGTTCCCGCAGCGCGATCCGCACGGTGACCCGATCCCGGGCGCCGACGGGCAAGTGCCCACGCCACCGGCTCGTCAGCTGTGGGCGTGCCGCGACGGCGACACAGGGACGGTGGCCCGTATCTCCGATGCCGACCCGCAGATGCTGCGATACTTTGCCAGCATCGGGATCAGCCTGGACTCGCGGCTGCGGGTGCTGGCTCGGCGCGAGTTCGCCGGCATGATCTCGGTGGCAATCGACTCGGCCGACGGCGCCACCGTCGACTTGGGGAGCCCGGCCGCCCAGGCAATCTGGGTGGTGAGCTGA
- the rpsO gene encoding 30S ribosomal protein S15, translating into MALTAEQKKEILRSYGLHETDTGSPEAQIALLTKRIADLTEHLKVHKHDHHSRRGLLLLVGRRRRLIKYISQIDVERYRSLIERLGLRR; encoded by the coding sequence GTGGCGCTGACAGCCGAGCAAAAAAAGGAGATTCTGCGCTCCTACGGCCTGCATGAGACCGATACCGGATCCCCGGAAGCACAGATCGCGTTGCTGACCAAACGCATCGCCGACCTCACCGAGCATCTCAAGGTGCACAAGCACGACCATCATTCGCGGCGAGGACTGCTGTTGCTGGTGGGCCGGCGGCGCCGGCTGATCAAGTACATTTCCCAGATCGATGTGGAGCGTTATCGTTCACTCATCGAGCGGCTGGGCCTGCGTCGCTGA
- the fadE21 gene encoding acyl-CoA dehydrogenase FadE21 — protein MFEWSDTDLMVRDAVRQFIDKEIRPHQDALETGELSPYPIARKLFSQFGLDVLLAESVNQMLDGERAKREKRDSSGSFGLADQASMVAVLVSELAGVSIGLLSTVAVSLGLGAATIMSRGTLAQQERWVPTLVTLEKIAAWAITEPDSGSDAFGGMKTHVTRDGEDYILNGHKTFITNGPYADVLVVYAKLADGEPASDWRNRPVLVFVLDAGMPGLTQGKPFKKMGMMSSPTGELFFDNVRLTPDRLLCAEGDGRDSARANFAVERLGVALMSLGIINECHRLCVDYAKTRTLWGRNIGQFQLIQLKLAKMEVARINVQNMVFQAIERLKAGKQLTLAEASAIKLYSSEAATDVAMEAVQLFGGNGYMAEYRVEQLARDAKSLMIYAGSNEVQVTHIAKGLLGEPASRA, from the coding sequence ATGTTCGAGTGGTCCGACACCGATCTAATGGTGCGCGACGCCGTTCGCCAGTTCATCGACAAGGAGATCCGCCCGCACCAAGACGCATTGGAAACCGGTGAACTGTCGCCGTATCCGATCGCGCGCAAGCTGTTCAGCCAGTTCGGTCTGGACGTGCTGCTTGCCGAGTCGGTCAACCAGATGCTGGATGGGGAGCGGGCTAAGCGGGAAAAGCGGGACAGCTCAGGCAGTTTCGGGCTGGCTGACCAGGCTTCGATGGTCGCGGTGCTGGTGTCCGAACTGGCCGGGGTCAGCATCGGATTGCTGAGCACGGTGGCCGTCAGCCTCGGGTTGGGCGCGGCGACGATCATGAGCCGCGGCACCCTGGCCCAACAGGAGCGCTGGGTGCCCACGCTGGTGACGCTGGAAAAGATCGCGGCCTGGGCCATTACCGAGCCAGACTCCGGCTCGGATGCGTTCGGCGGCATGAAGACTCACGTGACCCGCGACGGTGAAGACTACATCCTCAACGGGCACAAGACCTTCATCACCAACGGGCCGTACGCTGATGTCCTGGTGGTCTACGCCAAGCTCGCCGACGGTGAGCCCGCCTCAGATTGGCGTAACCGCCCGGTGCTGGTCTTTGTGCTCGATGCCGGCATGCCGGGCCTGACGCAGGGCAAGCCGTTCAAGAAGATGGGCATGATGTCTTCGCCGACCGGCGAGTTGTTCTTCGACAACGTGCGGCTGACCCCGGATCGCCTGCTTTGCGCCGAGGGGGACGGCCGCGACAGCGCCCGCGCCAATTTCGCCGTCGAACGCCTCGGCGTGGCGCTCATGTCGTTGGGCATCATCAACGAATGCCACCGGCTGTGTGTGGATTACGCAAAGACCCGCACGCTGTGGGGCCGTAACATCGGGCAGTTCCAACTGATCCAGTTGAAGTTGGCGAAAATGGAAGTTGCGCGGATCAACGTGCAGAACATGGTATTTCAGGCCATCGAGCGGCTCAAAGCCGGCAAACAGCTGACGCTGGCCGAGGCCTCGGCGATCAAGCTGTATTCCTCGGAGGCCGCCACCGATGTCGCGATGGAGGCCGTCCAGCTGTTCGGCGGCAACGGCTACATGGCCGAATATCGGGTGGAGCAGCTGGCTCGCGATGCCAAGTCGCTGATGATCTACGCCGGCAGCAACGAGGTCCAGGTAACCCACATCGCCAAGGGCCTGCTGGGCGAACCGGCTTCGCGAGCGTAA
- the lppU gene encoding lipoprotein LppU, with amino-acid sequence MRAWLAAATTALFVVATGCSSATNVAELKVGDCVKLAGTPDRPQATKAECGSPASNFKVVAVVQEDHAECPADVDSTYSMRNAFNGSTNTICLDIDWVIGGCMSVDPTHNTDPFRVDCDDASVPHRQRATQILKDLDSPVSVDQCASGVGYVYTQRRFAVCVEDVTGGPRS; translated from the coding sequence ATGCGCGCCTGGCTCGCGGCCGCGACCACGGCCTTGTTCGTCGTGGCGACGGGGTGTTCGTCAGCGACCAACGTCGCCGAACTCAAGGTGGGGGACTGCGTCAAACTCGCCGGCACGCCCGACCGGCCGCAGGCCACTAAGGCGGAGTGCGGGAGCCCGGCGTCCAACTTCAAGGTCGTTGCCGTCGTGCAGGAGGACCACGCGGAATGCCCGGCGGACGTCGACTCCACCTATTCGATGCGCAATGCGTTCAACGGCTCAACCAACACCATTTGCCTGGACATCGATTGGGTGATTGGCGGTTGTATGAGCGTCGACCCTACCCACAACACCGACCCGTTCCGGGTGGACTGCGACGACGCCTCGGTGCCGCACCGGCAGCGGGCCACCCAGATCCTGAAAGACCTCGACTCTCCCGTCAGCGTCGACCAGTGCGCCAGCGGCGTGGGCTACGTCTACACTCAGCGACGGTTCGCGGTGTGCGTCGAGGATGTCACCGGCGGCCCGCGGAGCTGA
- the ribF gene encoding bifunctional riboflavin kinase /FMN adenylyltransferase, which yields MRRRLAIVQRWRGQDEIPTDWGRCVLTIGVFDGVHRGHAELIAHAVKAGRARGVPAVLMTFDPHPMEVVYPGSHPAQLTTLTRRAELVQDLGIEVFLVMPFTTDFMKLTPDRFIHELLVEHLHVVEVVVGENFTFGKKAAGNVDTLRRAGERFGFAVESMSLVSEHHSNETVTFSSTYIRSCVDAGDMVAAMEALGRPHRVEGVVVRGEGRGAELGFPTANVAPPMYSAIPADGVYAAWFTVLGHGPVTGTVVPGERYQAAVSVGTNPTFSGRTRTVEAFVLDTTADLYGQHVALDFVGRIRGQKKFESVRQLVAAMGADTERARDLLSTG from the coding sequence GTGCGCCGTAGGCTTGCGATCGTGCAGCGCTGGCGTGGCCAGGACGAGATCCCGACGGATTGGGGCAGATGCGTGCTCACCATCGGGGTATTTGACGGCGTGCACCGCGGGCACGCCGAACTGATCGCGCACGCGGTCAAGGCCGGCCGCGCTCGCGGTGTACCGGCCGTGCTGATGACGTTCGACCCGCACCCGATGGAGGTGGTCTATCCAGGCAGTCACCCGGCGCAGCTGACCACCCTGACCCGACGCGCGGAGCTCGTTCAAGACTTGGGCATCGAAGTGTTCCTGGTGATGCCGTTCACCACCGATTTCATGAAGCTCACGCCGGATCGCTTCATCCATGAGCTGCTCGTCGAGCACCTACATGTGGTGGAGGTCGTCGTCGGCGAGAACTTCACCTTCGGCAAAAAGGCCGCCGGCAATGTCGACACGCTGCGTCGGGCTGGCGAGCGGTTCGGGTTCGCGGTGGAATCGATGTCGTTGGTGTCCGAGCACCACAGCAACGAGACCGTGACGTTCTCCTCCACCTACATCCGGTCCTGCGTGGACGCCGGCGACATGGTGGCGGCCATGGAAGCTCTGGGCCGACCGCACCGCGTGGAGGGGGTTGTGGTACGCGGTGAGGGGCGGGGCGCGGAGCTGGGCTTTCCCACCGCGAACGTGGCGCCGCCGATGTATTCGGCGATTCCGGCCGACGGCGTGTACGCCGCTTGGTTCACGGTGCTCGGGCATGGGCCGGTGACCGGCACGGTCGTCCCGGGTGAGCGCTACCAGGCCGCGGTGTCGGTCGGGACCAATCCCACCTTCTCCGGACGCACCCGCACCGTCGAAGCGTTCGTGCTGGACACCACCGCTGACCTCTACGGTCAACATGTGGCCTTGGACTTCGTCGGGCGTATCCGCGGCCAGAAGAAGTTCGAATCGGTGCGCCAGCTGGTCGCTGCGATGGGTGCCGATACCGAGCGGGCACGTGACCTGTTGTCTACGGGTTGA
- the ltp1 gene encoding lipid-transfer protein: MPNQGSSNKVYVIGVGMTKFEKPGRREGWDYPDMARESGTKALRDAGIDYREVEQGYVGYVYGESTSGQRALYELGMTGIPIVNVNNNCSTGSTALYLGAQAIRGGLADCVLALGFEKMQPGALGGGADDRESPLGRHVKALAEIDEFGFPVAPWMFGAAGREHMKKYGTTAEHFAKIGYKNHKHSVNNPYAQFQDEYTLDDILASKMISDPLTKLQCSPTSDGSAAVVLASEDYLANHNLAGRAVEIVGQAMTTDFASTFDGSARNIIGYDMTVQAAQRVYQQSGLGPKDFGVIELHDCFSANELLLYEALGLCGPGEAPELIDDNQTTYGGRWVVNPSGGLISKGHPLGATGLAQCAELTWQLRGTAEARQVDNVTAALQHNIGLGGAAVVTAYQRAER; encoded by the coding sequence ATGCCTAACCAAGGGTCGTCGAACAAGGTTTACGTCATTGGCGTGGGCATGACGAAGTTCGAAAAGCCCGGGCGACGCGAAGGCTGGGACTACCCGGACATGGCCAGGGAGTCGGGCACCAAAGCGCTGCGCGACGCCGGCATCGACTACCGCGAAGTTGAACAGGGCTACGTCGGCTACGTCTACGGAGAATCGACGTCGGGTCAGCGGGCGCTCTACGAACTCGGCATGACGGGTATCCCCATCGTCAACGTCAACAACAACTGCTCGACCGGATCCACGGCGCTCTACCTCGGCGCGCAGGCCATCCGCGGCGGACTGGCCGATTGCGTGTTGGCGCTGGGCTTCGAGAAGATGCAGCCCGGAGCGCTGGGCGGTGGCGCCGACGACCGGGAGTCGCCGCTGGGCAGGCACGTCAAGGCGTTAGCCGAGATCGACGAGTTCGGCTTTCCGGTGGCGCCGTGGATGTTCGGGGCGGCCGGCCGCGAACACATGAAGAAATACGGCACCACCGCGGAGCATTTCGCGAAGATCGGCTACAAGAACCACAAGCACTCGGTCAACAACCCGTATGCACAGTTTCAGGACGAATACACCCTGGACGACATCTTGGCCTCAAAGATGATTTCCGACCCGCTGACCAAATTGCAGTGCTCTCCCACCTCCGACGGGTCGGCGGCGGTGGTGCTGGCCAGTGAGGATTACCTGGCCAACCACAACCTTGCCGGGCGGGCTGTGGAAATCGTCGGGCAGGCGATGACCACCGACTTCGCTTCCACCTTTGATGGCAGTGCCCGCAATATCATCGGCTACGACATGACTGTGCAAGCGGCACAACGGGTTTACCAGCAATCCGGACTCGGCCCGAAGGACTTCGGAGTGATCGAGCTGCACGACTGCTTCTCAGCCAACGAGCTACTGCTCTACGAGGCGCTCGGCCTGTGCGGGCCGGGCGAGGCGCCCGAGCTGATCGACGACAACCAGACCACCTACGGCGGACGCTGGGTCGTCAACCCATCCGGTGGGCTGATCTCCAAGGGCCATCCGCTGGGTGCGACGGGGTTGGCGCAGTGCGCGGAGCTGACCTGGCAGCTGCGCGGCACCGCCGAGGCGCGCCAGGTCGACAACGTGACCGCCGCGCTGCAACACAACATCGGGCTGGGCGGCGCCGCCGTGGTCACCGCATACCAACGGGCCGAACGTTGA
- a CDS encoding oxidoreductase — translation MVLGFWDIAVPIVGAPMAGGPSTPALAAAVSNAGGLGFVAGGYLSADRLADDIAAARAATTGPIGANLFVPQPSVADWAQLEYYADELEEVAEYYHTEVGQPVYGDDDDWVRKLEVVADVRPEVVSFTFGAPPPDVVQRLSALGLLVSITVTSVYEAGVAIAAGADSLVVQGPAAGGHRGTFAPDMEPGTESLHQLLDRIGSAHDVPLVAAGGLGTAEDVAAVLRRGAIAAQVGTALLLADEAGTNAAHRAALKNPEFDATLVTRAFSGRYARGLANNFTRLLDHVAPLGYPEVHQMTKPIRAAAVQADDPHGTNLWAGSAHRKTRPGPAADIIASLTPDVCSA, via the coding sequence ATGGTGTTGGGCTTCTGGGACATCGCGGTGCCGATCGTCGGCGCCCCGATGGCCGGCGGCCCGAGCACCCCGGCGTTGGCCGCGGCGGTGTCCAACGCTGGCGGGCTTGGTTTCGTCGCCGGCGGCTATCTGAGCGCGGACCGGCTCGCCGACGATATCGCCGCTGCGCGCGCCGCCACTACCGGTCCTATCGGAGCCAATCTGTTTGTGCCCCAACCCAGCGTCGCCGACTGGGCGCAGCTGGAGTATTACGCGGACGAGCTCGAAGAGGTCGCCGAGTACTACCACACCGAGGTGGGCCAGCCCGTCTATGGTGACGACGACGACTGGGTGCGCAAACTCGAGGTGGTAGCCGATGTTCGTCCGGAGGTGGTGTCGTTCACCTTCGGCGCGCCGCCGCCGGATGTCGTGCAGCGGTTGAGCGCGCTGGGACTGTTGGTCTCGATCACCGTGACGTCGGTCTACGAGGCCGGTGTGGCCATTGCCGCGGGCGCGGACAGCCTGGTGGTCCAGGGCCCGGCTGCCGGCGGGCACCGCGGAACGTTCGCGCCGGACATGGAACCCGGTACGGAGTCGCTGCACCAACTCCTCGATCGGATTGGCAGCGCCCATGATGTGCCGCTGGTTGCAGCCGGTGGCCTGGGCACGGCTGAGGACGTGGCCGCCGTGCTGCGCCGCGGAGCGATCGCCGCGCAGGTTGGTACCGCATTGCTGCTGGCCGACGAAGCCGGTACCAATGCCGCACACCGTGCCGCGCTGAAGAATCCAGAGTTCGATGCCACCCTGGTCACTCGGGCGTTCTCGGGTAGGTATGCGCGCGGTCTGGCCAACAACTTCACTCGCCTGCTCGACCACGTGGCGCCGCTGGGTTATCCGGAGGTCCACCAGATGACGAAGCCGATACGGGCGGCGGCGGTGCAGGCGGACGACCCGCACGGAACAAACCTTTGGGCGGGATCGGCGCACCGGAAGACCCGGCCGGGACCCGCGGCCGACATCATCGCTTCCCTTACTCCCGACGTGTGCTCGGCGTAA
- the pepR gene encoding zinc protease — MPRRSPADPAAALAPRRTTLPGGLRVVTEFLPAVHSASVGVWVGVGSRDEGATVAGAAHFLEHLLFKSTPTRSAVDIAQAMDAVGGELNAFTAKEHTCYYAHVLGSDLPLAVDLVADVVLNGRCAADDVEVERDVVLEEIAMRDDDPEDALADMFLAALFGDHPVGRPVIGSAQSVSVMTRAQLQSFHLRRYTPERMVVAAAGNVDHDGLVALVREHFGSRLVRGRRPVAPRKGTGRVNGSPRLTLVSRDAEQTHVSLGIRTPGRGWEHRWALSVLHTALGGGLSSRLFQEVRETRGLAYSVYSALDLFADSGALSVYAACLPERFADVMRVTADVLESVARDGITEAECGIAKGSLRGGLVLGLEDSSSRMSRLGRSELNYGKHRSIEHTLRQIEQVTVEEVNAVARHLLSRRYGAAVLGPHGSKRSLPQQLRAMVG, encoded by the coding sequence ATGCCGCGACGGTCACCAGCTGACCCCGCGGCGGCGCTGGCGCCGCGGCGCACCACCCTGCCGGGCGGGCTGCGAGTGGTCACCGAATTCCTGCCCGCGGTGCACTCCGCGTCGGTCGGGGTGTGGGTCGGCGTCGGATCGCGCGACGAAGGCGCCACGGTGGCCGGGGCGGCGCACTTCCTTGAGCATTTGCTGTTCAAGTCGACGCCCACCCGCTCTGCCGTGGACATTGCGCAGGCGATGGACGCGGTGGGCGGGGAACTGAACGCATTCACCGCCAAGGAGCACACCTGCTACTACGCCCACGTGCTCGGCAGCGACTTGCCGTTGGCCGTCGACCTGGTCGCCGATGTGGTGCTCAACGGCCGCTGTGCCGCCGACGATGTCGAGGTGGAACGTGACGTCGTCCTCGAGGAGATCGCGATGCGCGACGACGACCCCGAGGACGCCTTGGCGGACATGTTCCTGGCGGCGTTGTTCGGCGACCACCCGGTCGGTCGCCCGGTGATCGGCAGCGCGCAATCCGTGTCGGTGATGACGCGGGCTCAACTGCAATCGTTTCACCTGCGGCGCTATACCCCGGAGCGGATGGTCGTCGCGGCCGCCGGCAATGTGGATCACGACGGGCTGGTTGCGTTGGTCCGCGAGCACTTCGGGTCCCGGTTGGTCCGGGGGAGACGGCCAGTTGCGCCGCGCAAGGGTACCGGCCGGGTCAACGGCAGCCCCCGGTTGACACTGGTTAGCCGCGACGCCGAACAGACGCATGTGTCGCTGGGCATCCGCACACCCGGGCGCGGCTGGGAGCATCGTTGGGCACTGTCGGTGCTGCACACCGCGCTGGGCGGTGGCTTGAGTTCCCGGCTGTTCCAGGAGGTCCGCGAGACCCGCGGGCTGGCCTACTCGGTCTACTCCGCGCTGGATCTCTTCGCCGACAGCGGCGCGCTTTCGGTGTACGCGGCCTGCCTGCCCGAACGCTTCGCCGACGTGATGCGGGTGACCGCCGATGTGCTGGAAAGCGTGGCACGCGACGGCATCACCGAGGCGGAATGCGGCATCGCCAAGGGATCGCTGCGGGGTGGGCTGGTGCTAGGGCTGGAGGATTCCAGCTCCCGGATGAGCCGGCTCGGCCGCAGCGAGTTGAACTACGGCAAGCACCGCAGCATCGAACACACCTTGCGGCAAATCGAGCAGGTCACCGTGGAGGAGGTCAACGCGGTGGCCCGCCACCTGCTGAGCAGGCGCTACGGTGCTGCCGTTCTTGGCCCACACGGATCGAAACGATCACTGCCGCAACAACTTCGAGCGATGGTAGGGTAG
- the gpsI gene encoding bifunctional guanosine pentaphosphate synthetase/polyribonucleotide nucleotidyltransferase → MSAAEIDEGVFETTATIDNGSFGTRTIRFETGRLALQAAGAVVAYLDDDNMLLSATTASKNPKEHFDFFPLTVDVEERMYAAGRIPGSFFRREGRPSTDAILTCRLIDRPLRPSFVDGLRNEIQIVVTILSLDPGDLYDVLAINAASASTQLGGLPFSGPIGGVRVALIDGTWVGFPTVDQIERAVFDMVVAGRIVEGDVAIMMVEAEATENVVELVEGGAQAPTESVVAAGLEAAKPFIAALCTAQQELADAAGKSGKPTVDFPVFPDYGEDVYYSVSSVATDELAAALTIGGKAERDQRIDEIKTQVVQRLADTYEGREKEVGAALRALTKKLVRQRILTDHFRIDGRGITDIRALSAEVAVVPRAHGSALFERGETQILGVTTLDMIKMAQQIDSLGPETSKRYMHHYNFPPFSTGETGRVGSPKRREIGHGALAERALVPVLPSVEEFPYAIRQVSEALGSNGSTSMGSVCASTLALLNAGVPLKAPVAGIAMGLVSDDIQVEGAVDGVVERRFVTLTDILGAEDAFGDMDFKVAGTKDFVTALQLDTKLDGIPSQVLAGALEQAKDARLTILEVMAEAIDRPDEMSPYAPRVTTIKVPVDKIGEVIGPKGKVINAITEETGAQISIEDDGTVFVGATDGPSAQAAIDKINAIANPQLPTVGERFLGTVVKTTDFGAFVSLLPGRDGLVHISKLGKGKRIAKVEDVVNVGDKLRVEIADIDKRGKISLILVADEDSTAAATDAATVTS, encoded by the coding sequence ATGTCTGCCGCTGAAATTGACGAAGGCGTGTTCGAGACGACCGCCACCATCGACAACGGGAGCTTTGGCACCCGGACCATCCGCTTCGAGACCGGCCGATTGGCCTTGCAGGCCGCCGGCGCGGTGGTCGCCTACCTCGACGACGACAACATGCTGCTGTCGGCGACCACCGCCAGCAAGAACCCCAAAGAACACTTCGACTTCTTCCCCCTCACGGTCGACGTCGAGGAGCGCATGTATGCGGCCGGCCGCATCCCCGGTTCGTTCTTCCGTCGCGAGGGCCGACCCTCCACCGACGCGATCCTGACCTGCCGGCTCATCGACCGCCCGCTGCGCCCGTCGTTTGTCGACGGGCTGCGCAACGAGATCCAAATCGTGGTGACGATTCTCAGCCTGGATCCGGGCGATCTCTACGACGTATTGGCGATCAACGCGGCGTCGGCGTCCACCCAGCTGGGCGGTCTGCCGTTCTCCGGGCCCATCGGCGGTGTGCGGGTGGCGCTCATCGACGGCACCTGGGTCGGCTTCCCCACCGTCGACCAGATCGAGCGCGCCGTGTTCGACATGGTCGTGGCCGGCCGGATCGTCGAGGGTGATGTTGCCATCATGATGGTCGAAGCCGAGGCCACCGAAAACGTCGTCGAGCTCGTCGAAGGTGGTGCCCAAGCGCCGACGGAAAGCGTGGTGGCCGCGGGCCTGGAGGCGGCCAAGCCGTTTATCGCCGCGCTGTGCACCGCGCAGCAGGAGCTTGCCGATGCCGCTGGAAAGTCGGGCAAACCGACCGTCGACTTCCCGGTGTTCCCTGACTACGGCGAAGACGTGTACTACTCGGTGTCCTCGGTGGCCACCGACGAGTTGGCCGCCGCGTTGACCATCGGCGGTAAAGCCGAGCGCGACCAGCGCATCGACGAAATCAAGACCCAGGTTGTGCAGCGGCTCGCCGACACCTACGAGGGTCGCGAAAAGGAGGTCGGCGCCGCGTTGCGTGCCCTGACCAAAAAGCTGGTTCGGCAGCGCATCCTCACCGACCATTTCCGTATCGACGGCCGCGGCATCACCGACATTCGCGCATTGTCGGCCGAGGTGGCCGTGGTTCCGCGCGCGCACGGCAGCGCGCTGTTCGAACGCGGCGAAACCCAGATCCTGGGTGTGACCACACTCGACATGATCAAGATGGCCCAGCAGATCGACTCGTTGGGGCCGGAGACATCGAAGCGGTACATGCACCACTACAACTTCCCGCCGTTCTCCACCGGCGAGACCGGTCGGGTCGGTTCGCCCAAGCGGCGTGAGATCGGGCACGGCGCACTGGCCGAGCGGGCCCTGGTGCCGGTGTTGCCGAGCGTCGAGGAATTCCCGTATGCCATTCGCCAGGTGTCGGAGGCTCTGGGCTCCAACGGGTCGACCTCGATGGGGTCGGTGTGCGCGTCGACGCTGGCGCTGCTCAACGCCGGGGTGCCGCTCAAGGCGCCGGTGGCCGGCATCGCGATGGGCCTGGTCTCCGACGACATTCAAGTAGAAGGGGCGGTCGACGGCGTTGTGGAGCGTCGCTTCGTCACCCTCACCGACATCCTCGGCGCCGAAGACGCGTTCGGTGACATGGACTTCAAGGTCGCCGGGACCAAGGACTTCGTCACCGCGCTGCAGCTGGACACCAAGCTCGACGGGATCCCTTCGCAGGTGCTTGCCGGAGCACTCGAGCAGGCCAAGGACGCCCGCCTCACGATCTTGGAGGTGATGGCTGAGGCCATCGATAGACCCGACGAAATGAGTCCCTACGCCCCGCGGGTGACCACCATCAAGGTTCCGGTGGACAAGATCGGGGAGGTCATCGGACCCAAGGGCAAGGTCATCAACGCCATCACCGAGGAGACCGGCGCGCAGATCTCCATCGAAGACGACGGCACCGTGTTCGTCGGCGCCACCGACGGGCCATCGGCACAGGCCGCGATCGACAAGATCAACGCCATCGCCAACCCGCAGCTGCCGACGGTGGGCGAACGGTTCCTCGGAACCGTGGTCAAGACCACCGATTTCGGTGCCTTTGTATCGTTGCTGCCTGGCCGCGACGGTCTGGTGCACATTTCCAAACTCGGCAAGGGCAAGCGCATCGCGAAGGTCGAGGACGTTGTCAATGTCGGTGACAAGCTGCGGGTGGAGATCGCCGACATCGACAAACGGGGCAAGATCTCCCTGATCCTGGTCGCCGACGAGGACAGCACCGCCGCCGCTACCGATGCCGCGACGGTCACCAGCTGA